TCACCACAGCAAATCAGTGTGCCTCCGGGCATCAGGCGTTCGACAAACTCCCTGAAGATCCCTACGAACTCCTCCTTTGATCCAAAGTGGTCGAGGTGATCAGGCTCGACATTCGTGATCACCTCAATCGATGGCGAGTAGTGCAGGAATGACCCGTCTGATTCATCCGCCTCTGCAACGAAAATACCTGTCCCGACTCTGGCTCCGGACCCGCTCCCGAGGACGGGACCACCAATAGCGAATGAGGCATCGACACCGCTGTGGAGCAGGGCCACTGCGATCATGGCCGAAGTCGAAGTCTTCCCGTGCGCACCCGCAACCGCAATAAAGGGTTGCCCTTGCGCAGCCAATGCTAGGGCCTGTGATCTGTGGATAATCTGCTGCCCTCGCCCTCGAGCAACAATGAGCTCCGGGTTTGTCTCCCTGATGGCGGATGAAAGCACCACTGTTGCTTCAGCCGGGACGGACTCTGTGGCATGCGGGTAGTACGCGCCGATCCCCTTCGACACCAAGTCCTGAAGCACCGCAGAGTCCTGACGGTCCGAGCCGGTCACCGCGGCTCCTTGGCCTGCCAGGAGTTCCGCAACAACGGACATCCCGGCCCCGCCCACACCAATCAGGTGGAATGACTGGCCCGCAAGTCGCTCTGTCCTGCTCACCGCGACTCTCCCGCTTCTTCCACCAAATCCGCCACAGCGCTGGCCCCATCTCCTGGTGACGTGCTTCTATTTGCCTCGCCCATCCTCTTCAGAATGGCGGGATCACCAAGGATCGGGAGCACCTGGTTGCGAAGGTTGTCAACCGAAAAGTCCTTGTCCTCGACAAGTAGTGCCCCACCCGCCGCGATCTGCCCTTCAGCGTTGCGCCGCTGCTCGCCGTTACCAATAGGAAGCGGCACATAGAATGCGGGCAAGCCCAATGCGCCAAGCTCAGCGACTGTTCCAGCGCCAGACCGGCACAGCACCAGATCTGCGGCGGCCAGAGCATCCTCCATATTTGAGATGTACTCGCGAATCACCCAGGTCACTCCCGGAGTGTTCGCGGCGCCAACACTGATCTCGTCGGCCTTACCAGTTCCTGTTGCATGAAGGATTTGGGCCCGACCTGCAAATGCAGCTGCTCCGCTGGCAACCACCTCATTGATGTGCTGAGCACCCAGTGATCCCCCGGTCACCAGTAAGACGGGTAGATCAGGGTCGAGGCCGAAAAGCTCACAGGCACTGGTCCGCGCCCTCTTGAGTCCCTCTGATGTGGAACGTTGCTCTGCCAGCTCCACAATCGAGCGTCGCAGCGGCAAGCCGGTGAAAACAGTTCGCCCGCGCCTTGCAGCCAGCTTGGTCTGTGGAAAGGTCAGAGAAACAGACTTGGCACTGCGCGCACCGAGACGGTTGGCCCATCCGGGGCGCGCATTCTGCTCCTGGACAACGAACGGCACGCCAAGACGTGAAGCTGCTATGTAGGCGGGTGCCGACACATACCCACCGAAACCAACAAGAACATCTGCCCCACTGAGGACCTCGCCAGCAAGCTTCGTGGCATTTTTCAGCCGGGTGGGAACCGTTAGAAGGTCTTTCGAAGGCCGACGCGGTATTGGCACCTTGGGAATGGTGTGTAACTTGAGGTTGGCTGCGGGCACCAGTGTCGATTCAAGCCCCTCCTCCGTGCCAAGCACCTCAATCTTGTGGCCCCGTCCTTCGAGGACGCCGGCTGTCGCCAAGAGGGGATTCACGTGTCCGGCAGTTCCCCCGCCGGCTAGGACAACTCGTAAAACCATTAGGATGCCTCCGGTTTGTTCGTCTCATTGTCAAGGTTCCAACCCCGCGACTCTGTCGGTAGGGGCCGTGAAATTGGGCGGGGCCGTTTGCCCACGCTACCAATCACAGGGGGCACTGTCGGGGGGTTCTTCGTAGTAGTGTCCGAAGCGTAACGCTGCGGTCGGCGAGGGGCGGGTGTGCGCCTTGGATCACGACCCGCGGTTTCTGTGCTGAACCGCCCAGTCTTGCGCATTCCTGCCTCGTTACGGGCAAATGACAACAGCACACCGATCGCCATTGCAGTGAAAAGGAAGGACGACCCCCCGTAGGACACCAGCGGGAACGGCACGCCGATTACAGGCGCCAAGCCCGTGACGGTACCTATGTTTAGTAGCCCCTGCAACGTCAACCACGTAGCTATGCCTCCGGCCGAAATACTTATGAAGCGTGACTGGGCATTCGAAGCAAGGCGCAGAGCTCCGTAGATCAGGAGCCCAAGTAACGCCAACAGGGTAAGGGTCCCAATTAACCCAAACTCCTCCCCCACAATGGCAAGGATGAAGTCAGTGTGGGCCTCCCGGAGGTAATTCCACTTCTCCCTAGATGCTCCGGGGCCCAGGCCGGTCAGGCCTCCCGCACCCAATGCCCATAGCCCATGGTCGGTCTGGGTCGGTGCGGAGGGGTCCGGTGGGGTGCCAAATCCTGGAAGAAACTCGAGGACTCTCCTAGTCCTCGACGGGCTGACAACCACAAGGAGGACTGCCAGTGCACCCCCCGCTACCGCCATCATCCCGAACCATTTGCCGGGAAC
This genomic stretch from Schaalia sp. JY-X169 harbors:
- a CDS encoding glycosyltransferase; protein product: MVLRVVLAGGGTAGHVNPLLATAGVLEGRGHKIEVLGTEEGLESTLVPAANLKLHTIPKVPIPRRPSKDLLTVPTRLKNATKLAGEVLSGADVLVGFGGYVSAPAYIAASRLGVPFVVQEQNARPGWANRLGARSAKSVSLTFPQTKLAARRGRTVFTGLPLRRSIVELAEQRSTSEGLKRARTSACELFGLDPDLPVLLVTGGSLGAQHINEVVASGAAAFAGRAQILHATGTGKADEISVGAANTPGVTWVIREYISNMEDALAAADLVLCRSGAGTVAELGALGLPAFYVPLPIGNGEQRRNAEGQIAAGGALLVEDKDFSVDNLRNQVLPILGDPAILKRMGEANRSTSPGDGASAVADLVEEAGESR
- a CDS encoding FtsW/RodA/SpoVE family cell cycle protein; translated protein: MASEATQKRPLLQRVPKIRFGSPSPQNAQPSPVATYYLILVPAVFLALFGLLMGFSASAVTNIAQGVNPYVPFVKTLGIALLALAAAVGATLIPPRVWRALAPLLFVIGLALQGAVFFVGISEGGNTNWLPIPGTGQVIQPSEFLKLATCLMLGRMLSMKTTDLNNWKQVVLFGLAPVLVAMAAVMVGGDMGTMLIFVGIGFGALWVAGVPGKWFGMMAVAGGALAVLLVVVSPSRTRRVLEFLPGFGTPPDPSAPTQTDHGLWALGAGGLTGLGPGASREKWNYLREAHTDFILAIVGEEFGLIGTLTLLALLGLLIYGALRLASNAQSRFISISAGGIATWLTLQGLLNIGTVTGLAPVIGVPFPLVSYGGSSFLFTAMAIGVLLSFARNEAGMRKTGRFSTETAGRDPRRTPAPRRPQRYASDTTTKNPPTVPPVIGSVGKRPRPISRPLPTESRGWNLDNETNKPEAS